A window of the Diabrotica undecimpunctata isolate CICGRU chromosome 1, icDiaUnde3, whole genome shotgun sequence genome harbors these coding sequences:
- the LOC140432879 gene encoding uncharacterized protein, which yields MTDMEDRTNNDRGRREKRPREDSFRDRSRDRGNAREQRSAKPSQTRVFVSNIPYEYRWQDVKDIFRNEVGDVSFVELFFDDANKSRGTGIVEFADQSSVNKCLEKMQRYEVNGRKLVVRDDSGVTRDRSGAILSGTSRRPPERSFGGSGGGGGGISFANNNSFSSNNDGNWGNTYGLSPQFLESLKIDPPLVNRIFIANLEYNVDEKKLRDAFKLAGRIVNIDLPLDKDGRIRGFAVIEYDHPVEAVQAISMFNHQSFFDRTLAVRMDRANDNIKLPEGLRSIGMGLGPNGEPLKCVAHNLANQSNSSTNGILGAVPNNTLQQLSSLTGLSALNALQSANLGSLLGNNLGSNDLSSLVSSSLGGGGGGGGNPQPFGNNSSSNFNSQPSNYNSQSSNLGSGNSYHRGGGDDYPSGGNSFGGGNFGNGNNDGFNSSNSLSGRGFQNSGNISTYTSDRLSFVDNTNKAFSKKVLISNLPSTLSYNLLNEKCQEFGDVQGFDTKGQGSVLLTYASDWQAEKAIKNLDKARIDGRMIDARLYF from the exons ATGACCGATATGGAAGACCGTACTAACAACGATCGTGGAAGGCGCGAAAAAAGACCACGGGAAGATAGCTTCAGGGACCGCAGCCGAGACCGGGGTAACGCCAGAGAGCAAAGGAGCGCTAAACCCTCCCAAACTAGAGTGTTTGTATCGAACATTCCATACGAATATCGTTGGCAAGATGTGAAAGACATCTTCAGAAATGAGGTGGGTGATGTTTCCTTTGTGGAACTATTTTTCGATGATGCAAACAAATCTAGAGGAACCGGCATCGTCGAATTCGCTGATCAAAGTTCGGTTAACAAATGTCTGGAAAAAATGCAGCGATATGAAGTTAATGGTAGAAAGTTAGTTGTTAGGGATGATTCCGGCGTCACTAGGGACAGATCTGGAGCTATACTATCTGGCACTTCAAGAAGGCCTCCAGAGAGATCCTTTGGTGGTAGTGGCGGCGGTGGTGGCGGAATTAGTTTCGCCAACAATAACTCTTTCAGCAGTAATAATGATGGAAATTGGGGCAACACCTATGGTTTGAGTCCTCAGTTCCTTGAATCCTTGAAAATTGACCCGCCCCTTGTTAATAGGATTTTTATTGCTAAT CTTGAATACAATGTTGATGAGAAAAAGTTGCGAGATGCCTTTAAATTGGCAGGTAGAATAGTAAATATTGATCTTCCTCTTGACAAAGATGGTCGTATTAGAGGTTTTGCTGTTATTGAGTATGATCACCCGGTTGAGGCTGTACAGGCCATTTCAATGTTCAATCATCAATCTTTCTTTGATCGTACATTGGCAGTGAGAATGGATAGGGCAAATGATAATATCAAATTGCCTGAGGGTTTAAGGTCCATCGGAATGGGTCTAGGGCCCAATGGAGAGCCTTTGAAGTGTGTCGCTCATAATCTTGCTAATCAGTCTAATTCATCAACTAATGGAATTTTGGGAGCAGTTCCAAATAATACTTTGCAACAATTGAGTAGTTTGACAG GTTTGAGCGCTCTTAATGCTCTTCAGTCTGCCAACCTTGGTAGTCTATTGGGAAACAACTTAGGATCTAACGATCTCAGCTCATTGGTTTCAAGCTCACTTGgtggaggaggaggaggaggggGCAACCCACAACCCTTTGGTAATAATTCGAGTTCAAATTTCAACTCACAGCCTTCAAACTATAACTCACAGTCTTCGAACTTGGGATCTGGAAATTCTTATCACAGAGGTGGAGGAG ATGATTACCCAAGTGGAGGAAATAGCTTTGGTGGGGGAAATTTCGGAAACGGAAATAACGATGGTTTTAACAGCTCAAATAGTCTGTCAGGCAGAGGTTTCCAAAATTCCGGCAACATTTCCACTTACACCAGTGACAGATTATCATTTGTTGATAATACAAACAAGGCTTTCtccaaaaaagttttaatttcaaAT ctgCCCTCTACATTAAGTTACAACCTACTGAATGAAAAATGCCAAGAATTTGGTGACGTGCAAGGATTTGACACAAAAGGACAAGGCTCAGTGCTGTTGACTTACGCATCAGATTGGCAAGCCGAAAAAGCTATCA AAAATCTTGATAAAGCTAGAATTGACGGAAGGATGATCGACGCCAGATTGTACTTCTAA